The uncultured Paludibaculum sp. sequence CACCATATCGGGAGAGGTCGAGAGCCTCGGTCAGGCAGCAGTCCGTGATGCCGATGAGGGCCGGTTTGCGTCCGTCGATGAGCTCGATCGCCTGCTTGATGAACTCGCGCTGGAGGCGATGGCTGAGATTGGGCGCTTCACCGGTCGTGCCGAGCAGGAAGAAGCCGTCGACGCCGCCGGCGACCGCGCGCTCAATGAGGCGTTCGAGTCCTCCGACATCAAGGCGTTCGGACTCAAGAAGAGGCGTAACCAGAGGGGGAATGATCCCGTTGTACAGGTGATTGTCAGGCATTAGGACTGTTGCGAATTGCTCCGGGGACCGAACCGAAACCGCGCTCCGGGCGCGGGGCCATCATACAACGAAAGAGTATGCCAGGAGAGCAGGCAGACCAAGGCGACTGAGGCAGCGGCCCACACCGGGAACCGGGGACATCGCGGCAACCGTGGTTTCTCGCTGGTCTGGCGCGGATAGATGAGCACCAGCAGTGTCACTGCACAGGCGTTCAGATGGATCACCCCTTCGGTGACGAGCCGTTCCGGCGCGAAGGGCAAGACGCGGGAGAGATTGCCCAGAACGATCCACCACAGGAGCACGGCGAAAAGAAGCTGGCCCTTCCCAAGATGGGTGGAAGGTAGAATCGCCAATGGATGCCGCAAGTGGGCATACAGTAACAAGATAATAACGGACGCCAGCGCCAGGTAGGCCAGCGAAAACCACGAGTAGGCGTCCAGGCCATAGAAGTGAGCGGGCACGGCTCCCGATTTCAGCCACACAGAGTTCAGATTCTTGGAGATGTTGACCCACGTCATCATGACTAGCAGGAACCCTGCGTATACGGCGGATTGAGAGCGGAGTTGCGGGCCGTCGGCTTCGAGATCCGGTGCCTGGGCGGCGAGGCGGTAAGCCGCGAAAGCGACGCCGAACCCGGCAATCAAGCCGTAGGATTGCTCCGTAACGCTGTGCCAGTTGGTGACAATGCCGGTCGACATACCGCACAACTTCAGCCATTGGCCGATCACAAAGCCGGCAGCCGAGGCGACGCCGGTGATGAGAGCAGCCTGGAACACCGGGCGAAGATCCTGCTTGCGAAAGAACCACAGCAGAGCGACGCACAGCCCCAGACTCCCGGCCCAGTTGTCGCCCCGTGGCGGGCTCATCCTTAGCCCGAGGGCAACAGGAAAGAGCAGGAAGCCGCACCACCATCCAACGCCCATATGGAGCAACATTGAGACAGCGAACGACGGCCCGCGCCAGAGGCGGTAGAGCAACGTGGCGGCCAGGGCGAAGCTAACCGCAACCCAGTCGGTGTCGTACCAGTTGGGCTCCCATCCCAGCCATTCGGTCAATTGTCCCAACAGGATCCAGGCGCCTGAGATCGCCAGAATCGGCCCAAAGAAACTCTTGAGTTTGGCGGTATCCAGGACAGCCGGCAACGCGAGGCTTGCTCCGCCCGGCAGTCCCCACAGGAAGCCAATGACGAAGATCATGGCGTAGCCGTAGAAGACGTCCGGGGCGGAGTCGGAGTGGGTGAACCCGAGCACCTTCATGTAGGACATGGATCCGCCGAACGACCAGCCGAGCGAGGCCAGAAAGGCGAAGGGAAGGAAGCGGCTGAGCCAGTCAGCACGACCCACGAAAAGCACTGCCACCAAGGCCGACAACGCACCGGGAATCAGAGCCCCGGCTTCGTGTCCCCATTGCCCCCTGACGCCCCAGCCGATGGAGTGGGCCAGGCCGATTGCCAACAAGGGTCGCCATGTCAAACGGGACATTGGCTCTATTTACTCATGACTTGGCAGTGACAGGCGAATCGCCCCCCTCAACTTGCCTAGAATGGTGTGTCGACGCAAGCCATGAAACCCCAGCAGAGTGAGTTCACGCGGCGCGGTTTCCTGTCCACCGCAGCCGCGCTGCCCGCCCTCGGGGCACAGCCACCGAACACACGCGGAATGAATGTTCTGTTCATCCTGGCCGACGATCTCGGCTGGGCGGACCTCGCCTGCTATGGCTCCAGCTTCCACGAGACCCCGAACCTGGACGCGTTCGCGCGTACGGCGATCCAATTCACCAACGCGTACGCCTCTGCTCCGGTCTGTTCGCCCACGCGGGCGGCCTTGCTCACCGGAAAGTCGCCGGCCCGGCTGGGTATGACCACGTGGCACGAAGCCTCGATGGATCCGCCCCTGAACCGGCCCATGCTGCCGGCGAAGTCCGACGGGAACCTACCGTTGTCGGAAATCTCTCTGGCGAAACTGTACCGCCAGGCTGGCTACCGGACAGCCCATGTTGGGAAATGGCATCTCGGTACGGCTGGCTATTACCCGGAGGCACACGGCTTCGACCTCAACGTCGGGGGCACGTTCTGGGGTGCTCCGCAGACGTTCTTTTATCCCTTCAGCGGCGATCAGAGGTATGGCGGCGAATTCCGGTACGTGCCTGGACTGTCCGGAGCCAAAGCGGGCGACTACCTGCCTGATCTGCTGGCTGGTGCGGTGTTGAACGAGTTGGAGGATCACGGCGGCAAACCCTTCTTTCTCAACTATTGGGACCATTCGGTACATACGCCGATTGAGGCGCCGCAGGATCTGGTGGAGAAGTTTCAGCGTAAACTGCAGCCGCACCGCACGCACCGCAATCCGGCGTACGCGGCCATGCTGGCCCGATACGACTACAACGTGGGGCGGGTCCTGGACCACTTGAGAACCTCGGGTCTGGACCGCAATACGATCGTTGTTTTCACATCCGACAACGGCGGCTATACCGAGAAGTTCGATGGCGTACAGGTCACCAACAATCTACCGCTGCGGTCGGGCAAGGGTGCCCTATACGAGGGAGGCCTTCGGGTCCCACTGATGATCCGTGTACCCGGACTCACCCCGGCCGGTGCAACCTGCGACGCCCCCGTGATCAGCACGGATTTCTACCCGACGCTGCAGGCCCTGAGCGGCCTGGGGGTGGGGACCAGAACTCTGGATGGGGTTTCGATCGCCGATCTGCTGGCCAACCCCGGCGGGCGGCCGCCCGAGCGGGACCTCTGCTTTCACTTTCCGCACTACTATCCGACGACGACGCCGGTTTCGGCGATCCGGGCGGGCTCCTGGAAGCTGCTGGAGTACCTCGACGGCGGCCAGGTGGAACTCTACGACTTGCGGGAGGATCCTGGAGAGATTCAGGATGTATCAACGAAGCTGCCCGACGTGGTGCGCACCCTGCGTCAGCGGCTGGCGGGATGGCGGAACGACGTGGGCGCCCGGATGCCGGCCGTGAATCCTGACTTCAAGTCGAAGATTCGGGAAACAAAGCCATGAGATTGCAAAAATTGTCACCTTTGAGGCTTCCAGGATGTAGCCAGATGCTTCCATCCTATTGACTTTCTGGTGTATAGTTGGCTGGAGAGGGTCAATTACTGACAGTTCCTTTCGCGATCGAGTTTGAACAGACCGGGGCGCTGGTGGGAGAGAATCCCTTCGGTATGCCCTTTTTCTGTTTTAGGAGCATCGAAGTCTACCTCATGAACATCTCTCAGAAGCACCTCCCGCATGTATCCTTCTAGGTTTGCCCGCCCCCGAATCAAAATCAGAGAAAACGTCAA is a genomic window containing:
- a CDS encoding sulfatase, producing the protein MKPQQSEFTRRGFLSTAAALPALGAQPPNTRGMNVLFILADDLGWADLACYGSSFHETPNLDAFARTAIQFTNAYASAPVCSPTRAALLTGKSPARLGMTTWHEASMDPPLNRPMLPAKSDGNLPLSEISLAKLYRQAGYRTAHVGKWHLGTAGYYPEAHGFDLNVGGTFWGAPQTFFYPFSGDQRYGGEFRYVPGLSGAKAGDYLPDLLAGAVLNELEDHGGKPFFLNYWDHSVHTPIEAPQDLVEKFQRKLQPHRTHRNPAYAAMLARYDYNVGRVLDHLRTSGLDRNTIVVFTSDNGGYTEKFDGVQVTNNLPLRSGKGALYEGGLRVPLMIRVPGLTPAGATCDAPVISTDFYPTLQALSGLGVGTRTLDGVSIADLLANPGGRPPERDLCFHFPHYYPTTTPVSAIRAGSWKLLEYLDGGQVELYDLREDPGEIQDVSTKLPDVVRTLRQRLAGWRNDVGARMPAVNPDFKSKIRETKP